TTCGATCTATTCAAACCCCATAAAAATTACCAGTGTGTTTTGCAGTTGAGTGAAGAAGACTGTGGAGCCGCCAGCCTTGCTTCAATTTGCAAACATTACGGACGTTTTTTAAGCATAAATCGCAGTCGAGATGCCGTTGGAACTGGACAGCTAGGAACAACTTTGCTGGGTTTAAAGCGTGGATCTGAGAATCTGGGTTTTAATGCCAGGGCAGTGAAAGCTTCACCTGCGATCGTGGATAGAATCACAGAAATCAATCTACCAGCAATTATTCATTGGCGGGGTTATCATTGGGTTGTTTTATACACCAAGCGCGGCAATAAGTACGTTATTGCCGATCCAGCTGTGGGTATCCGTTATATTAACCAAGAAGAGTTAACAGAAGCTTGGAATGGGGTGATGCTCTTACTAGAGCCAGATCCAGTCCGCTTTTTTGAGCAGCCCGCAGAAGAAGCAAAAGGTGGCTTAAGTCGCTTTTTAGTACGCATCTTGCCTTATCGTGGACTGCTAACTCAAGTTTTAACGATCAATATTGTCTTAGGTCTGTTGGCTCTAGGTACTCCCGTCTTGATCCAACTGCTTACAGATGATGTACTTGTGCGTGGAGATACCCAGTTACTCACTGTTGTGATCTCAGCCGTTGTAGTTATGAGCTTATTCGGCAGTACTTTGCAACTATTGCAGGCGATTATGATTGCTCATTTTGGGCAGCGACTGCAATTAGGATTAGTCTTGGAATTTGGGCGAAAAATTCTCCAATTGCCTTTAAATTACTACGAAGCTCGTCGTAGTGGTGAAATCACTAGCCGTCTGCGAGATATCAACGACATCAACCAGTTGGTATCGCAAATTGTAGTTCTTTTACCTAGCCAATTTTTTGTTGCCGTGGTTTCTTTTGGCCTGATGCTGTTTTACAGCTGGAAACTGACAATGGCAGTCGTAGTTTTTGCTGGGTTAATTACCCTCTCTACGCTACCCTTTTTACCCATCCTCCAACAAAAAACCCGCAGTCTCTTAGTTTTAGGGACGGAAAATCAAGGTGTTTTGGTGGAAACATTTAAGGGCGCACAAGTAATCAAAACTACAAATGCCGCTCCGCAGTTTTGGGATGAATTTCAAAGCCGCTTTGGCTGCCTTGCTAACTTGACTTTTAGCACCATCCAAATCGGTATTATCAACGGTACTATTAGCAAGCTTATAGCTAGCCTTGGTGGTGTGATTTTACTTGGTTTAGGAAGTATCTTGGTGATTAATGGGGAATTAAGCATTGGTCAAATGTTGGCTTTTAACGCCTTACAGTTCAATGTTCTGGCTTTAATTAACTCACTGGTTGGCTTAGTAGATGAATATTTTCGCTCTCAAACAGCAATTTCTCGCCTTCTAGAAGTTATCGATGCGACACCGGAAGTAGTCGGAGGTAGCCAAAAGCCGGTTGTCCAAATTTCTAGTGATGCAGACATTCGCTGTTCCCATGTCCAATTTCACCACCCTGGCAGAGTTGACTTATTAGAGGATTTTTCTCTCAAACTTCCTGGAGGGAAAGCGATCGCTTTGATTGGTAAGTCAGGTTGTGGTAAAAGTACTTTAGCGAAAGTGATTGCAGGCTTATATCAGCCTAACTCTGGCAATATCCGCATTGGTTTCTATAACATCAACGACCTTTCCCTGGATTGTTTGCGACAACAAGTAGTCTATGTACCCCAAGAACCTCATTTCTGGAGTCGCTCAATTTTAGAAAACTTCCGCTTAGGAACACCTTATATTTCCTTTGAGGAAATTGTCAAAGCTTGCCAGATAGCTGATGCAGATGAGTTTATCAGCCAACTTCCGAATCAGTATCAAACAGTTTTAGGGGAATTTGGGGCAAATATCTCTGGTGGACAAAGACAACGATTAGCGATCGCTAGAGGCATTCTTACCAATCCACCTGTACTGATTTTAGACGAAGCAACAGCTGGACTCGATCCAGTCAGTGAATCTCACGTACTAGACAGGCTTTTGGAATACCGAGAAGGCAAAACTACTATTTTGATTACCCATCGTCCCAGCGTAATTAATCGAGCCGATTGGATTGTACTACTAGATAAAGGTCAGGTACAAATACAAGGCGATCTTGAGACTTTTCTCTCTCAGCAAGGAGAGCATTTAAAGTTTTTATCACTGTAAAAAATAGTCTTTGTATGAGCAAATAAAACTATGTCTGAAAATACCAAATCCCATCATCCTGAATGGCTCAGTGATTTGTCGGAAAAAGAACAGGAAAACTTAGCTGCTGGGCAAATCACAAATATACCTGGCGGAAGTAATTTTTTTCTCCAGCAAACTAATATCCAAAGTGCGGCAGACAATACATTAAAGCTTGTAAGTGGTGATGTTTCTTCACAAAAAACTAGATATAGTTTGTCACAATTTACTATTGGATCTTCCATAACGTTTGGTTTACCAAGCTCTAGTTTAGGAGAGAATAAATGGAAAAATTTAATTGCCAATCTATTAAATAGTATCTTCTCATAAAAGTTATTTTTTGGAAAATAAATCTTCTAGACGTAGAGGCACAATTACTCGTGCCTCTACATTTGTTAATAAGATATAGATATCTCAAATCTTAGGTTCCTAAGTCAAGATAAAACTTGAGGTATTTATCAATATTTGGTGCGGTTTTACCAATATTAAAATGCAAAATTATTTTGATTTTTATTTTATTTTTCATGAGTCAAAAGGAATAAGTTTGTTATTATTATTTCTAACCTGAGAATAATTTAAACTGTCAAAAAATAATTACTATTAAAAATATAGGTGAATAACACCTATGTTAGTAAGTGAGGTAAAAAATTATGTCAAATCAAATTACCATGTCTGATTTGCTTGTGGACTTATCTACAGAGCAACAACAGCTTCTAGCTGGTGGACAAAATGGTGAAGAAGGAGACTCAGGCGATCAAGAATCAGGTGATGAAGGAGCGGTTGATGAAGAGCCTTCTTCCGTTGGTGGAGGCCCATCTCCAGGCACTTCCCGTCGTAAACGATTCTTTATTAGTGGTATCGTGAGTCTCCGTAAAATCCCAAGGTGGTCCTAAACTTTGGAATTAGTGGGGAAAAGAAAAGCTCATAATAATTCTCTCAAGATAAATTCAATTTTGAGAAAGGATTTGAGCAGTCTCCTATAACCAGACAAGGGGCTTAAGCCCCTTGTTAAATATAGGTAAACTCCGTTTACTTCAGAGAAAAGTACAGCAAAAGCTGTCTCCCTCAAGGCACTAGCCATTCTTTTGCACTGTACAAAAGTGAGGCAAACAATTATGTCATCTCAATCCATCCAATCCGATTTGCTTGTCGAGCTATCCATAGAGCAACAGGAGCTTTTAGGTGGAGGTTACGTCCGCAGGTGGGGCGGCGGTTTGCGTCCTAGATGGCGCGGCGGTTTGCGTCCTAAATGGGGCGGCGGTTGGCGTCGTGGATGGGGCAGTCCCAGATCCTGGTACTAAGCCTATTTAACTTGCACTTTTTGCCGTCTGGAATACTTGCAACAAGGCTTTCCACTCCCAATGCTAAAAAACCAACAGATGATAAGAAATATGCCGAAGTTTGCAAGTCAGGGCAGAACAAGTGCGTATCTCTGTATTCCGCGTTTTAGACTAAGCTTGAAAGACGAAAAAGCCCGTTAAAACGGGCTTTTATCTTATATTAATTCTCTGTAAACTTGCACTTAATAATTACTCTTTTACCGCTACCAGATGTATTCTCTACATAGTTTGTGTCTGTGGCAAGCAATAAAAGCTTTCAACTGAATCTCACACTGCCGATCGCTCCCAAATCCAATCAAGTAAAATCGGATTGACTAACTCTGGTGCTTCATCTTGGGGACAATGCCCAACTCCTTCTAAAGGAATAAACTTTTGTACCTGTGGGAAATTAGCCAATTCTCTACCTAACTTAATTGGTTCCCAGGGATCGGCCGTTCCCCACAAGATAATTGCCGGACAAGGTAGCAGCGGTAAAAGGTCTTCTGGTAGAGGCCCTGTAGAATAAGAAGTGAAGGCAAGGAAAACAGCTACAGCCCCCGGATCGCTTGCTGGTGAAGTGAGAATATCCACCAACTCATCTGTTACCATCTCAGGATTCGCATAAGCTTTTAGTAAAATCTTCCGTACTGTTTTCGGTTTGGCAAGTTGATTGAAAAAGAAATCACCAACTGGTTTGATAGAAAGCAAGCGTTGCAGTAAGGGCGCTCCGACACGACGAGTCCAAGGTAAAGTTACCCGTTTGCGATCGTGCAACAGCCGTAAAGAACAGTTGAGCAATGCAACTCCCAAGGCAATATCTGGGTTGCTAACAGCTGCTTGCATAGCTACAATACAGCCAATAGAATTTCCAACTAAAAAAGCAGGTTCGCCGACAACTTCACGGCAAAAATCTGCTATTTGTTGTCCCCATGTTTCTAGAGTGTAGGTAATTTTTTCACCAGGTTTAGGTTTTGCGGAACCGCCAAAACCAATCAAATCAATAGCATAAACTCGGCAATTTTGTGCTAACACGGGAATATTTTTCCGCCAATGCCACCAAGAAGCGCCAAATCCATGCACGAGGACAACAGCAGGTCCAGTGGTTCCTTGGGTTTGATAGCAGATAGGGAAATCTTGCCAAATCCAGGTTTCTGTAGAGGTAAATGCTGTTTTTGAACTTGAGGTTGTCATGGGAAATTTTAGGAATACAAGAGTAAAAGCCCGTCAGCAGCAAGGCGTAAGTAAAATTCTTTTGAATTTGAATAAAATTTATCAGATTTTCAAATAAAATCCTTTGGTCTAGTGATAACTTAGACATACACTAGAAAAGCTTCTAGGTTGATAGTTTTATCCAGGTAAAGAGTTTTCATCTTGTTGATAGAGGTAATTTCCTCACAACTTAGATTATGTCAGCATTAGGAATCATCGCTTCTATAATATGAGTAATAGACTTGTCGGGAAATAAGAGAGAATAGACAGCAGTGGTAGGGAAGAATGATGCTGAATATTGAAGGTGCGCTGAAGCAAGACCGACTGTTGAGGGCATTAACTGGGTTGAACCGGAAAGCATTTGATGCCCTTTTGCCCACGTTTACCACGATGTACCTAGATACTCAACAGGCCAAGCCTCGTCAACGTGGCCTGGGTGGAGGACGCAAAGCCCGCTTACTTACAGCCCAAGACAAATTGTTTTTCATCCTTTTCTATTTCAAATGTTATCCGACCTTCGATGTGGCGGGACTGCTCTTTGATATGCATCGCTCCCAGGCACATGAGTGGATGCATCGATTGCAGCCAATATTAGAAGCGGCTTTGGGACAGAAGATGGCGCTGCCGGAACGCCATCTCGAAAGCATTGAAGCATTTTTGTCACGCTTTCCAGGAGTGCAACGAGTGATGATTGATGGGACAGAACGCCCAATTGCGCGACCTCAAGAAAGAGAACAACAACAACAGAATTACTCCGGTAAAAAGAAACGTCATACGCGTAAACACTTGGCGGCAGTTGATGAAACCAAACGGGTCTTGATCTTAAGCAAAGCACGAGAAGGCAAACTGCATGACAAACGTTTTCATGACGAAGATGACATTGCAGGTAGTGTGCCTGATGAAATTCCGATTGAAGTAGACTCGGGCTTTCAGGGATTACAGAAGCAGTATGACAATCTCCATCTTCCTCACAAAAAGCCCAAAGGGGGCAAGTTAAGTGACCTTCAAAAAACGGAGAATCGTCAATTGAGTCAATCCCGTGTAGTTTGCGAAAATGCCTTTGCTGGTGTGAAGCGCTACAACGCCGCCAGTGTCATTTATCGTAATCGGATTGAAAACTTTGATGACCATTTGATGCTGACCGCAGCAGGATTATGGAACTTCTACTTGATGGCTGCTTAAGAGAATCCCAATTACAAGACCAGCATTGCCTCACTTATCTTTTATTTCCCGACAACTCTAATATTTTTGCCATTTTTTTAGATGTGAGTGAATTAGCATCAGTGCTAGATTCAGTAGATTCACAATTTACGATCGCTATTTTGATCTATAACATTGTCAGAATATGAGGCATCGGCTAAGGGGTGGTTTGCAACTGGAAACTGACGCTGAATTTAACAACATTTTTCTTGTTCCTAGTTCTGCGAGCCAGACAATATGAATATACTAGAAACAATCGATACTCCCATCGGGAGCTATGCACCCGATTTTGAACTGCCAGGAATTGACGGTCAAGTACACCATCTCAGGCGTTATCTTGAGAAGTTCCGAGCAGTGGGCGTTATTTCTATGTGTAACCACTGTCCTTATGTAGAGTGGTATATAGACAGGTTAAAAAAGATTCAAGCCAAATTTGCCCCCAAAGGCTTCACACTAATTGGGATGAATGGTAGTGATGGTAATCATGAAACTAGGACAAGCTTTGAAAATATGAAAGCTTTTGCCGAGCGTCACAATTTGAACTTTCCTTACCTGTGGGACTCGACGCAAGATGTAACCCAAAGTTTTGGTGCTACGAAAACACCAATGGCCTTTTTAATAGATGCCAATGGTATAGTCCGCTACAAAGGCAAAATTGACAATCATCCCCAAGATGCATCAGCAGTGGGAGAAGAATATTTAAGAACTGCGATCGCCTCTCTATTTCTTGGCCAACCAATAGATGTACCACAAACAGAACCAGTAGGTACTACATTGATTTGGCGTAACTAGACATAGATAGTCCCTGTAACTGCTATCTTAAATTGGAGGCAATTGCAACTTTTTTGATAAAGCGTAACTTCATGGGAACGAATTACCGACGGGTTTTACTCAAACTGAGCGGTGAAGCCTTAATGGGCAACATGGGCTATGGCATTGATCCAGAAGTGGTCAAAGGAATAGCTCAAGAGGTAGCAGAGGTGATAGCCACTGGCGTTCAAATGGCCATCGTTGTTGGCGGCGGCAATATTTTTCGTGGCGTGAAAGCAGCGTCGGCGGGGATGGACAGGGCAACCGCTGACTACATAGGGATGATTGCCACGGTAATGAACGCCATGACGTTGCAAGATTCGCTAGAACACATAGGGGTACAGACGCGGGTGCAAACTGCGATCGCTATGCAAGAATTAGCAGAACCATATATCCGTCGTCGTGCCATCCGTCATCTTGAAAAAGGGCGGGTGGTAATTTTTGGGGCTGGTTCTGGAAATCCCTTCTTTACTACAGATACTACTGCGGCACTTAGAGCAGCAGAAATTGATGCGGAAGTGATTTTTAAAGCCACCAAAGTAGACGGGGTGTATGATGCTGACCCTGAGATTTATCCTAACGCCAAGCGTTACAATAGCCTTACCTACGCGCACGTTCTAGCCAAAGATCTGCGGGTGATGGATAGTACTGCGATCGCCTTGTGTAAAGAAAATAATATCCCAATTCTGGTATTTGACCTAACGGTGCGAGGTAACATCCACCGAGCAGTCTTGGGAGAATCCATCGGTACCCTTGTGGGAGGTTCTTGTGATATTAGCTGACGCGAAAAGCAAAATGCAAAGTTCTGTTGAGTCAACTCAACGAGCTTTTAACACGATCCGCACTGGTCGCGCCAATGCGAGTCTATTAGATAAGGTATTAGTGGACTATTACGGTTCACCTACACCCTTAAAATCACTGGCAAATATTAGCACGCCAGATGCCTCGACAATTCTAATTCAACCTTACGAACGCAACACCCTAAACATTATTGAGAAGGCGATTTCTCTTTCAGATGTTGGTTTAACCCCCAGCAACGATGGTTCTGTAATTCGGCTGAATATTCCGCCTTTGACAAGCGATCGCCGAAAAGAATTCGTCAAAATGGCTACTAAGTACGCTGAAGAGGGTCGTGTTGCTATTCGTAACATCCGCCGCGATGCCATAGACTCGATTCGCAAGCAGGAGAAAGCCTCTGAAATCTCCAAAGATGAATCAAAAGACCAACAAGACAACTTGCAAAAACTCACAAACGAGTATACAAGCAGAATAGACGCACTATTGGCAGAAAAAGAAAAAGACATTACGACTGTTTAAAGTCTAAAGTTTGAAGCATAAAGGCTGAAGGATGATGGTAAAATTCTTCAGCCTTTATCATTGTTTAGGTATCTCACAAAAATTAAACAAGTAAGTAGACGTAAATAATTAAAGTAGGGGCAATTAATGGATTGTGCCCCTACTCAAGAGAAAATCAACTAATTCAGGAGCCAAAATTCAGCCTTATGTACGACTGCATCATCGTCGGCGCTGGGCCAGCTGGTGGGACAGCTGCATATCATTTAGCCAAACAGGGTCGCTCAGTATTAGTCTTAGAAAAAGAATCCCTACCAAGATATAAACCTTGTGGTGGTGGTGTATCTCCAGCGATCGCTCAATGGTTTGACTTTGATTTTAGCCCAGCAATTTCTGTAAAAGCTGACTCCTTTCGCTTTACCTGAAATTAGGCGACCCAGTGGAAGCAAAAATAGCCACAGAAGAACCAGTCTGGATGGTGCGACGAGATATTTTTGACCATTTCCTAGTGCAGCAAGCGCAGAAGCAAGGGGCTGAAGTACGAGATAATACTGAAGTAACGGGTATTGAATTTAAAGCTGACCATTGGCAAGTTAACACAGCCAATGGGCCAATTACAGGTCGCTACTTAATCGCGGCTGATGGTGCTAAAGGGCTAATGGCAAAATGGCTAGGCTTCAAAGAACGTAAACGCCGTTTAGCAGCAGCTTTGGAAGCAGAGGTTTCCACCACTGTAAAAGACAAATCCACAATTCACATTGAGTTGGGCTTGGTGAAAAATGGCTACATTTGGAACTTCCCGAAAGCGGATGGTTATTCCATTGGTGTCGGTACGTTTGGCGGTGGCGAACCCCAGGATTTTAAGAAGATTTTAGATGAATACGCGCGATCGTTTAATCTAGATATCACAACCAGCAAGAAGTATGGTTATCCTCTTTGCTTGTGGGATGGAAAGCAAAAGTTGCATACCCAAAATGCTGTTTTGGCTGGCGAAGCTGCTTGTGTAGTTTATCCTATGACAGCAGAAGGCATTCGTCCTTCAATTTTTAGTGGCTTGATTGCAGCAGGAGCCATTAATGAGGCCCTTTCTGGTGACATCAATGCTTTAGAAAAATATAGTGAAGCTATTAATGAAGAATGGGGGACTGAGATGGCTTGGGCACAAAAACTAGCTGGAGCATTCTATCGCTTTCCTGGTATTGGCTACAAAGTTGGTGTTAAGCATCCCTCTGCTGCCAAAATCATGGGTCAGATTATGTGTGGAGAACTGCGCTATAGCGATGTTACCGATCGTGCCCTCAAGCGTTTAATTCCTGGCTTTGGAGGTTAGCCAATAGTCGTAGGTGGGTTCCTTGATGCTCTCACCTTTTTGACGAAACGTGAATTCAACGAACCTTTTTCTGTCTTGAACTTTAGTTATAGTCTATCCCTCTCCGACTTGGAGAGGGACAGGTTTTGCTTAATAAAACCAATTTACTCACATATACATCAAAACTCTTGTTAAAATCCAAATAATTTTAAGTTAATATTTTTACCCAACTCCTATGAGAGAAACTGTCCTAGAGGTTCGCAATCTCCAAGTTGAATTTCCCGGTGATGGCAACACTGTCAGAGCTTTGGATGGTATTTCCTTTGAGCTGCATCGAGGTGAAACTCTAGGAATAGTAGGAGAATCGGGGAGTGGTAAATCAGTGACAGCCCTAGCTGCAATGGGTTTGTTGCAAACTCCCGGTATAGTTACTGGCGGTGAAATTTGGTTTCGTCCGCAGGAAAATGCCAACCCCATCGATTTAGTAAAACTGCCTCCTGAGCAAATGCAGTTACACCGGGGTGGCGACATCGCCATGATTTTTCAAGAACCGATGAGTTCGCTTAATCCGGTTTATAACATCGGGTTTCAGCTAACAGAAGCGATTATGCGGCATCAAAATGTCTCAGTAGCCCAAGCACGGCAAATTGCGATCGCAGGTCTACAAGAGGTTAAACTTCTACCTAGCGATGAGGAGATCCAGCAGCAGTATATTGAAACTTGGCATCAAACCAACGCCAATTTATCTAAACCAGATGGGCCAAAGTTGGCACAGTTGGTTAAAGAACACAAAGAAGCCATGCTAGAACGCTACCCTCATGAACTTTCTGGGGGTCAGTTGCAACGGGTAATGATTGCAATGGCAATTTCTTGCAACCCATTAATTTTAATTGCCGATGAACCAACCACAGCTTTAGATGTGACG
The Nostoc punctiforme PCC 73102 genome window above contains:
- the pyrH gene encoding UMP kinase — translated: MGTNYRRVLLKLSGEALMGNMGYGIDPEVVKGIAQEVAEVIATGVQMAIVVGGGNIFRGVKAASAGMDRATADYIGMIATVMNAMTLQDSLEHIGVQTRVQTAIAMQELAEPYIRRRAIRHLEKGRVVIFGAGSGNPFFTTDTTAALRAAEIDAEVIFKATKVDGVYDADPEIYPNAKRYNSLTYAHVLAKDLRVMDSTAIALCKENNIPILVFDLTVRGNIHRAVLGESIGTLVGGSCDIS
- a CDS encoding transposase, whose protein sequence is MMLNIEGALKQDRLLRALTGLNRKAFDALLPTFTTMYLDTQQAKPRQRGLGGGRKARLLTAQDKLFFILFYFKCYPTFDVAGLLFDMHRSQAHEWMHRLQPILEAALGQKMALPERHLESIEAFLSRFPGVQRVMIDGTERPIARPQEREQQQQNYSGKKKRHTRKHLAAVDETKRVLILSKAREGKLHDKRFHDEDDIAGSVPDEIPIEVDSGFQGLQKQYDNLHLPHKKPKGGKLSDLQKTENRQLSQSRVVCENAFAGVKRYNAASVIYRNRIENFDDHLMLTAAGLWNFYLMAA
- a CDS encoding thioredoxin family protein, translated to MNILETIDTPIGSYAPDFELPGIDGQVHHLRRYLEKFRAVGVISMCNHCPYVEWYIDRLKKIQAKFAPKGFTLIGMNGSDGNHETRTSFENMKAFAERHNLNFPYLWDSTQDVTQSFGATKTPMAFLIDANGIVRYKGKIDNHPQDASAVGEEYLRTAIASLFLGQPIDVPQTEPVGTTLIWRN
- a CDS encoding peptidase domain-containing ABC transporter produces the protein MFDLFKPHKNYQCVLQLSEEDCGAASLASICKHYGRFLSINRSRDAVGTGQLGTTLLGLKRGSENLGFNARAVKASPAIVDRITEINLPAIIHWRGYHWVVLYTKRGNKYVIADPAVGIRYINQEELTEAWNGVMLLLEPDPVRFFEQPAEEAKGGLSRFLVRILPYRGLLTQVLTINIVLGLLALGTPVLIQLLTDDVLVRGDTQLLTVVISAVVVMSLFGSTLQLLQAIMIAHFGQRLQLGLVLEFGRKILQLPLNYYEARRSGEITSRLRDINDINQLVSQIVVLLPSQFFVAVVSFGLMLFYSWKLTMAVVVFAGLITLSTLPFLPILQQKTRSLLVLGTENQGVLVETFKGAQVIKTTNAAPQFWDEFQSRFGCLANLTFSTIQIGIINGTISKLIASLGGVILLGLGSILVINGELSIGQMLAFNALQFNVLALINSLVGLVDEYFRSQTAISRLLEVIDATPEVVGGSQKPVVQISSDADIRCSHVQFHHPGRVDLLEDFSLKLPGGKAIALIGKSGCGKSTLAKVIAGLYQPNSGNIRIGFYNINDLSLDCLRQQVVYVPQEPHFWSRSILENFRLGTPYISFEEIVKACQIADADEFISQLPNQYQTVLGEFGANISGGQRQRLAIARGILTNPPVLILDEATAGLDPVSESHVLDRLLEYREGKTTILITHRPSVINRADWIVLLDKGQVQIQGDLETFLSQQGEHLKFLSL
- a CDS encoding alpha/beta fold hydrolase gives rise to the protein MTTSSSKTAFTSTETWIWQDFPICYQTQGTTGPAVVLVHGFGASWWHWRKNIPVLAQNCRVYAIDLIGFGGSAKPKPGEKITYTLETWGQQIADFCREVVGEPAFLVGNSIGCIVAMQAAVSNPDIALGVALLNCSLRLLHDRKRVTLPWTRRVGAPLLQRLLSIKPVGDFFFNQLAKPKTVRKILLKAYANPEMVTDELVDILTSPASDPGAVAVFLAFTSYSTGPLPEDLLPLLPCPAIILWGTADPWEPIKLGRELANFPQVQKFIPLEGVGHCPQDEAPELVNPILLDWIWERSAV
- the frr gene encoding ribosome recycling factor, coding for MILADAKSKMQSSVESTQRAFNTIRTGRANASLLDKVLVDYYGSPTPLKSLANISTPDASTILIQPYERNTLNIIEKAISLSDVGLTPSNDGSVIRLNIPPLTSDRRKEFVKMATKYAEEGRVAIRNIRRDAIDSIRKQEKASEISKDESKDQQDNLQKLTNEYTSRIDALLAEKEKDITTV